In one window of Henckelia pumila isolate YLH828 chromosome 1, ASM3356847v2, whole genome shotgun sequence DNA:
- the LOC140875232 gene encoding protein WVD2-like 3 produces MELEVRDIHVSKEGEGVIMYSSGASDDSKQGISSLEEGLNSDSEENDFETKEIDIEKPIDDPKICGNLKHQQDFRVFNTEAFMSKEDATFEDQKVKNDDKKMGACGKKANKSAAGNRKTNRTVPQPFALETERRAFCGTRPFGSELDNTTAGDKPIVAPMEPRKPLQPDNKKHPDEDDLSVTSPNGASSRKFKKATIASAPVFKSSERAERRKQFYLKLEEKTQALEAERTQDEARRKEETEAAIKQLRKSLNFKASPMPSFYHEEPPPQVKLKKPPLTRAKSPKLGRRKLEITIQNGTTTCKNGETIQGEEVMDETFASNKIIGNIAVHS; encoded by the exons ATGGAGCTGGAAGTTCGTGACATTCACGTGAGCAAGGAAGGAGAAGGTGTTATCATGTACTCAAGTGGTGCCTCTGATGACTCGAAACAGGGAATTTCAAGTCTGGAAGAAGGATTGAACAGTGATTCTGAAGAAAATGACTTTGAAACAAAAGAAATCGACATAGAAAAGCCCATTGATGATCCAAAGATTTGTGGAAACTTGAAACATCAGCAAGATTTTCGAGTCTTTAACACTGAAGCTTTCATGTCAAAGGAGGATGCAACATTTGAGGATCAAAAGGTAAAGAATGATGACAAGAAGATGGGAGCTTGTGGCAAAAAGGCTAACAAGTCTGCTGCTGGAAACCGTAAAACTAATCGTACGGTTCCACAGCCCTTTGCTCTTGAAACTGAAAGGCGTGCTTTCTGTGGAACCCGTCCATTTGGTTCTGAGTTAGACAATACTACTGCTGGAGATAAGCCT ATAGTCGCACCGATGGAACCAAGGAAGCCATTGCAACCTGATAACAAGAAGCATCCTGATGAAGATGATCTTTCAGTCACGTCACC AAACGGTGCATCATCAAGAAAGTTCAAAAAGGCGACTATTGCATCAGCACCGGTGTTTAAGAGCAGTGAACGGGCTGAGAGAAGGAAGCAG TTCTACTTGAAATTGGAGGAGAAAACTCAAGCATTGGAGGCTGAGAGAACTCAGGATGAGGCAAGAAGGAAG GAAGAGACTGAAGCAGCAATCAAGCAACTGCGAAAGAGTTTAAACTTTAAGGCAAGTCCAATGCCAAGTTTTTACCACGAGGAACCTCCACCGCAGGTCAAACTGAAAAAG CCGCCTCTAACTCGCGCAAAATCGCCAAAGTTGGGCAGAAGGAAACTCGAGATCACTATACAGAATGGTACTACGACGTGCAAGAATGGAGAGACCATCCAAGGAGAGGAGGTGATGGATGAGACTTTTGCATCTAATAAGATTATTGGCAACATTGCTGTTCATTCTTGA